TCTGCAGGTGTACTGTAAAATATCCAAGGTTGGGGGCTGGACTTTAATACAAAAACACAATGGACAGGATGGCCTATCCTTTGAAAAGTCGTGGCTTGAATACGAAAATGGGTTTGGAAATCTTAGAGGTAAAAAGACTAACCTGTGTATATTAGGGATAGTCGAGCAAttctgtgaaagaaaaaaaaaatgactgggaTTTTGACATGTCGCAGTAACTAGTCAGGAggttgattggtgagggtccaggAGATTGCTGAAACAAGGGAGCAGAAGCCATTATTAGATCACTGTGCCCCTGCAGGTGATCCTCAGAGATGTGAGCAGAGGGGCGTATGGATCTGATATACTTTCTATGAGCACTGCTAGCCCCACCCCTGAGGATCAGCAGATAGCACCTGGAGTTTTCTGAAACTGGAGCTACACTGTAACTGCATGAACCTACACCGGACTGTCTCGGTTTGTATGACTGAATTTAGTGCTGACGTCCTATATACCTACCAAAGCTAGACCAGTGGCCCACCTCAcacaggatatgccaccaatgggacccacacctatctctagaatggggacCACAAAGCAAGGCAGCACGTGGATATTTTTGGCAAGCACAtcactatgggactgccagaaatcaCTCTGGTCCTTGCTCAGTGTGCCCTCCTTCTAGAGATAGTAGCGGGTCccagacatttgtggcatatcaagATGAGCCAAACCCTTTAAAACAAAATATCCTCTACACGCAACCGCCACTACAGTTCTGCATGTAACCGTAGACCCAATGTGACCCCTACATCCAGTCACTGGCGTCAGTGGTCTTGTGCCATATTGAGACGAGTATTGGTTGCAGTGGTCACAAAACATGGACTGGAGCGTCGGTGCTGTAATGGAGGCGGAGTAAACGGGTAAAGAATCTTTTAGTATTGTAAGACGGACTGTTCCTTATGACGATGATAATTTTTATCATTGTTTTTTAAAGGGGAACACTGGCTTGGACTTGAGAAAATGCATTTGCTATCGTACCAGAAAGGCAGGAAATGTAAGCTGCGAATCAGTCTTGGTGACTTTGCTGGTAACGAAGGCTATGCAGAGTACAACCCTTTCCGTATTGGGGATGCGAAAACCTTTTACAGACTCTCAGCAGGGACGTACTCAGGGTCAGCAGGTAAGTGGTAACCTATAAAATCTATACTTCATAGTACTAGTATAAATCTATAGTAACAGCATATACTTGTAGACACAGTCATGACCTATTCCTATTTCCCACCTTCCAGGAGACGCCTTTGCAGGCAATAATGAAATCGAAGGGGACAACCAGCGCTGTAGCCGTTTCAGCACGGACGACAAGCCCAATGACAGCTGCTGGCCAATGTGTATAAGTGGGGGGATCATGTTCCTCAGCTGCAGTAGGCAAAACCAAGCCGGTTGGTGGTTTAACGCCTGTGGATCGGCAAACCTGAATGGTATATGGCGGGAGCCACCAAATTATCAAAACTGGGCCTCATCGGTGTCTTGGCCCACATGGAGATCTGGCGAGTCACTGAAATTTAGTGAAATGTATCTAATACATGAATAGAGGGGTGTCCTACATGTGCATCGTGTGTATGATATGTAATAAATATTGTAAATTGAATGAGTGAGGTCTAGTCGGTTCTAGACCAATAGGAAATGCTGAACCTAAGCCTGAAGACtcaatctgtgtgctgtccgcatctcttccgccccatagagaataaatgggtccggattcgttccGCAACCAATCCGGACccatgaatggaccctaacaaagctaggaccagtcgtgtacctcacatgggtccagagatctcaacAGTCATTGCTCCAACTGCTCTActggatttatttcaagctggaagCTCATGGGTGGTCCTCTCTCAGGACGCATGTCCTTCCTGCAGCAGctctcacagctcagggagcgtgtccCTTCTGCGGCATctctctaacagtagatatggctggcgACAATTGAGGGATGCAGCTGAGCATTTGTGACCACCCGAGTAGGTAGATGTGcataaacaccagggggcgccattataATCAAGTAAAGGGAATATATCACAATCAGAGAATTTTGGTAACAGAAAGTATATGACgaaagtaactttttttttcctactttctaaaaataaataaatcatgtgctGTCccagcacatgaccactgcagccaatccccCGCCTCACTGGTCTAGTCCTATACATATAGACAAAATGGCTAAGGCTTGACTGCAATGGGCATATGATCAGCCGCACGGTAGTCTACAAATTGACCCCAAAAAATAATGCTCCTGGTAGAGATGTCAGATTACTGCAGGCAGATATGCAAataattacaggtgtggtctgattagacacaagagggcgtaaaagtgcttccactgctgctctataaaaaggctctcagaggcttctTTTGGGTAGCGTACCTCTTCGTGTGCAtggtagaggcatgtctagcagtgaagacattttgcccagacTTTGAGAGGAAGCACATTATTGGACTAATAGAAGCAGGATGGTTATTTCAATGAACTGGCCGCTATCTAGGCTGTTCTGACCCAGATGTTAGGCAGTGGTTATGTGAGGGCGCACATACAGTGAACAGGCTCCAGACAGACTACCAGTACAGAGGATCGTTTGATCCGCTAGCAAGCAGCCCCCGCAgcttcattgtccaccatccagacacaggtgccaCCTTCATTACATTTGCCTCCCTCTACTCAGACCTTTTCCAGGCCCTTAGAGGAAAATCTGGTGTCATGGCGCTCATTTCAtatcctgccattgacagcctgCGTCCATCAccttcatttgcagtggtgtCGTGAACGAGAAACAGAGTGGAACGGTATCGTCTTTAGTgacaaatccaggttctgtttgggaaaCAGACAGTATATAAGAAACTCAATGAGGCCAAGTGAACAAGCTTGACCTTTTTCTCCCAAAAATCATATAGCAAAATgtactgatcccctaggggacaaGGGGGGAGAACTTACCATTTAATGAAAATGCATCTAAAATAATAGGTGCTAGAGGAAGGACCTCTAAAACTCTAAACCCTAAACTAGACATACACAGTATGATGACAAAAAACTATTATAATGAGCAAAACAGGAACATTCTCACCCATGTATGGAGTTGGATGGCGGAATCTCTTGTTGCTGATGTCAAAAGATGGACATTAATGATGTGTCACCATACTGGATTGGTGCCAGCGTATTCACCCCAGCATAGACAAGAAACAGGAGCCAAAAGCCCTACTAGAGGGTAGGGGCTAATGTTCCCTACCTGTCTATACGAGgtacttgccccgcaaggggcgTTCCCGTCCGGATACCTATCCCCCTAGTACACCCTATTCAGGTAAGGGAGTTatctttgtttgttttagaggtCCTTCCTCTAGCGCTTATTATTTTAGATGCATtttcattaaatgttaagttttaccccTTTGTCCCTTAGGGGATCAGTACATTTTGAAACAGACAGTACCACACATTAGGATGAGATACGCAGATCAGCATATAGTATCTCAtatcataggattagatacagtggctcagcagtaTCACACCTATTTGAGATGTTCTGCGCTTTCACAGCTGTGAAATGAATCGCAGCTACTGCTACACAGCCATAAAAAGGGACCACCACTAGACAGCCGTGAAATGAACCGCCACTACTGCTACACAGCCATAAAGTGATCCGCCACTGCCGCTACAAAGCCATAAAAAGGAACTGCCACTATACAGCCGTGAAATGAACCGCCACTGCCGCTACACAGCCAAAGCAGCTGGGAAACATGAACCGTGTAATCTGAtgggttgttatgggcaactaagccagttttactttacaccagtttgatctcCCCCTTAGTATTTTTCTCAAAAACCTAACCAGATTACTACATACCCTCTCAAAACCACTGACTATTACAGACCGCCAATAAGACTTGTCTCCCTGCTTTCCACAGCCCCTGAAGAGCACGTAAAGTGACATTGTGGTGGAGAGGTCCCTTCTCTCACTTCTACTACTCTGTTTAATACAGCTGGTACTCCCATCTGTCTTGTGCATCTTCATGTTCAGTTTGGCCAAGTGTGCATGAGTTCTTATTGGGATTGGGGGAATAAGACCCTGCTCCATCACAGGTTAAGGCCGGTGAGATGATCCtttcaaagggttcacttactgtTTATTGCCGCGGGTAATAGACATTGCCCATTTTCCTCCTGTGATGAAGCCTGCACTATGTGAACCCAAGGCTACCGTGCCTGTAATAGCAACAGTACTTATAGTGTGCTTAGGTCATGTATATGACCAGGGGGTACTAGGCTTAGGAACATTGAGGAACACAGGAACTACATAGACATCTCATCATCTAAAGCGGGAatcggcaaccttcggcactctagctgctgtgaaactacagctcccagcatgcacactttgcTGTTCTTGTAACCACCATTGAAGTgacaggaggattctgggagttgtagtttcagatcagctggaggttgctgatctctgacaTACTGGTACATGTCATTGCTCACCTCCTCGGACTTACTAGTACTGAGCTGCgaggtggctcagtggtcagcacaGGTGTCTTTCAGTTGTGAGGCTCCCCGGTTCAAATCCACCCAATGCTGTTATCTGATGGAGGTTCTGTGTTCTCCTGAAAGATGCAGCTTGGTGGTAAGAGATGAAGGAAAGTATTCTTTGTGCGATTACAAATATAATTAATGGTGGTCTCCCTGGGTGGGAGACCAAGGAACAAccagtatatataatttttaaaaacTAAGTCCAaaagttacttttttttaaatcttactTACCTTTTGCACCACTCAAACATATTTCTTTTCATCTCACAGCTGACCTCCAAACATATTCGCTTTCTCCATCTCACTACATACCATTTCTCCATCTCACACCAAATTACCACCACTCACAACCAATTATCAGCACACACTCTCCATACAGCTCTcacccttggtcagatttgaaccaagGACCTCACTGCTCTAACACACCAGCACCAACCACTGGAGCCACCACACTGCCCAACACATGAGACCACTCGGAGGTGAGCAATGACATGGTCCAGCAATGGGAGGAGGTTGAAATGCACATTAAGAAGAAACCCAATGAGAACACACAATCTTCAGGCAAGTGTTGGGATTTGAACCAAGTATCACAGTACTAGTAATACACCAGCACTAATCACCAAACCACCATACCACCATGTTGAAAACACTATGAAGCAATAGAAATGTCATTACAAAAACAATAGTGCCTCTTCTTGTTGCAGGTCCATGCCAATACTCACCTCAGCATGCTCGCTAGCGTTAAGCTGAACGGTGGCTCAGTAGTTAGCACtagtgttttttgggggggtaatgTTGCcctgggtttgaatccaaccaatgGTTTTATCTACCTAGAGATTTGTGTATGGTGGTCTCCCTAGGTAGAGACCAATAAACACATTTTCATTGCAAAATAAATTAATGTAAAACCATTGTTACTACTAACAGTCAACAGATATCATCATTGATCAGATTTGAACCAAGGAACTCACTGTTGTTAGATATCCACCCTAACCACTGGAGCCACCACAAAACCCCACTATGAGCTGAGCAATGACATGATCCAGCAATAGGAGGAGGTCCTgatattttcaaaaatgttttggtGTGTTGAGTAACATGGTGGCTTAGTTGATAACACTGGGGTCTTGCAGCACTGGGATCCTTGGTTCAAGCCCAATTTATTTTCCCTGACCCATATAACAGCAACTATGGCCAAATATAAGAAGAAACCCAGGGAGAACCCACAAGGTCCAGTCaggtgttgtccttggtcagatttgaaccaaaGATCCCAGAACTAGTAATACACCAGTGCTAACAACTGAACCACCATGTCACCCAACACATGAGAGCACCCTAGGGTGTGAGAGCCTACTGAGTGATGGCACACTATCACACATTTTGAGCGTGCTCACCTCACTTTGTCTAGCCTCATAGCATTGCACAAGATgaggaatttttataattccgGCCGAATGTCCGGACTGTTCTGGCACACATTCACTTTATTTTTAGAGTTTTCACTGTTTGTTCACTTTCCACGTTGTTTGTCACTAAGACCATTTAGGGTTGCAGCGCCATAAAGTCAAAAGATCTACCCCTTGAGGTCTGTGGTGGGGGTTATGTGGTTCCTCAGCCCCCTGCAAACCGCTTGGATTCTTCCTTCGGGGAGAAGCCAGACCTAGGCTTTGGGCTCTTGGCCAGCACCTGGGGTGGGAGCTCAAGTGAAAGCCAGAGCCAGATGGGTGCTTCCACGGCTTCAGCTGAGGATGGTCACTAGTCATAGACCCTTATGGGAGCCTTCTGGGCCGGAGGATTGGTTTATGATGGGGCCCTTCTCTTATAAGAATTCAAGACCATGTTTCCCATGGCGAAATCCTtgatggaatcgtggggttccgttcccaaggtggacatggctattgcCAAATTGTCCAGGCACACTCTGGTGCCAGTagatgatgggtctagtctgcaagaCCCCATTGATATGAGGGCAGAGTGCACTTTAAGAAGAAGCTATTCTGAAGCTTCCGCATCTACCGCACAATTAAAATTAGCGGCCAAATCCATGGCCCTGGTGTCAGCAGCCCGCAGGCCATTATGGCTCAAACCATGTGTCGCTGACAATGCTTCCGAATATAACCTGTGTAGTCTCCCCTTTCAGCCGGACCGCTTGTTCGGCTCAGAATTAGATAAAATCATGGAGGGCCTCTCCGATAAGAAGGGCAAAAgtcttccccagcagccctttcgggggcgGGACAGGCAAGACCGTGGCGGTAGGTCTGGCCAACACGCAAGATCGCgtagagactgggggggggggcgcagcaaAGAAATTCAAAGCGCCCTGGCAGAGGAGccaaagccctcctgactatgggcctcccccAGGCTCTTGGTTAACCCTCCTGCCGTCCTTCCAGAAGTATTTCAGATCCCTTGCCCCCTTGTACTTGTCGGGGGCGTCTGGCCCACTTCAAGGAAATTTGGGCCCAGGAAGTTCTGGACCCTTGGGTCCTAAAGGTCATATCCGAGGGCTACCTAATTAGTCTCAAATCTCCTCCCCCAGACAGATTCATCACCAACCAGCGCTTACAACCTGCCAAGTAGGCAATTCTGGAGTCCTACATTCAGGACTACATTCTGAAGGGCGGGAGGAGGAGGTTCCGGCAGGAGAACGGGgcttagggatttattctccgaTTTTTCTAGTCCCCAAAAAATctggagatctccggatgattatcGATTTGAGATTTTTCAATTGATATATAAAGAAAGTAAAGTTTTGTATAGAAACTATCAGTTCAGTGGTTCACGTTCTCAATCCTGGAGACGTGATGGcaactctggacctcaaggatgcgtatcttCACATCCCGATCCTGCCTCCAGGAAGTATCTCAGGATCGTGGTCCAGGTCTCAGGGGTCCGCAGGCACCTTCAGTTCGTTGCCTTGCCCTTTGGGATCTCTTCTACTCCTCTCACCTTCACCAAGGTAGTGGTtttggtggtggcagctttgagacttcagGGACTGACCATAATTCCTTATCTGAACGATTGGCTCCTAAAGGCCTCTTCGGTTCCAGTCCTTTCCCACCATTttcatattgctatctcctttCTGGTACGCCTAGGGTGGATCattaactggcagaagtcgaacgtgagcccgtaGACTTAGGTGACCTACCTAGGGTTTGTAGTCAACTCATTTGGGATGTCCTTCCAGTTGACTCCAAAAAGAAGAActcggattcaggacctggcaaggttCTTATCTGTTCCTCGTCGAGTtcctatccggactctcatgaagatgttggggctcatgtcagcggctgcggatgcagtcccttgggctctgTGGCACTTCCGCCCTCTACAGTGGGAGGTCCTTTCCAAGTGGGATGGCAGCCCTGCCGGGCTAGATTCCCGGTGCTCCCTGTCTTGTCAAACTCGAAGCTCCctgagatggtggttccatctcctGGGCGGGAAGTCTATAACTCAGCCATCCTGGGTCATATTGACAACGGATGCGTCCCAAGTAGGCTGGGGCACTCACCTAGATGATTCCCCAGTCCAGGGGatttggtctcctcaggagcagcTACTCTCTTCAAATCTCCGCGAGATTCGAgccatccggctagccctccttcacttcgccccctGAATCTGGGGCAGGGCGGTGAAAgtacagtcagacaatatgactgcggttctgtacatcaacaagcagggtGGCAAAAGATCTCTACCCCTCCTTTCGGAGATCGGGGTGATTTTTCGGTGGGCAGAGTCGAACCTTTTCCACCTGTCTGCCATCCACATTCaaggttccctcaatatgatcGCGGATCGCCTGAGTCGCGGTCTACCGACGATGGAGTGGTCCTTGCATCCGGAGATGTTCAGGCAGATAGTCCGCAAGTGGGATTTGCCAGAGgtagatctcatggcaacgaggttcaacgccaaggtggagAGGTTCTGCTCCCtctacagggaggacaaccccctggcgatagatactctgtcaataccgtggaggttcaggctggcttacatcttccctccgttttccatgataccgagggtattgatgaaaatccgtcaggattaGGCCTCggtgatagccatcataccgttttggcccaagaGATACTGGTTTACCcaactcattcagatgagtcgagAGCATTATTGGAGGCTCCCCCctcagcagaccctggtgtcgtgggacactcatctctgcccagatctgtacagattcaacctgacagcctggaggttgatcagtcccttccctgAATAGAAGGGCTCtcagagtcggtcctgagaacattgTCACATTCAAGAGCAGACTCTACCAAAAAAGCCTACTCCAGAATCATAATGATCTTCTTGTCTTGGTGTGCCTCTAAacaggtggcgtttgcagatctGCCCCTCTCTGCGATACTTCAATTCCTGCAGGACAGCCTTGACAAAGGCCTTGCTCCATCTACTCTGAAGGTCCAGATTTCTGCCATTTCCACCTGCCTCAACAGATCCTATtttcgggacccactcatcaaacgcttcctcaAAGGAgctgaaagattgaagcctacagtaCTGAAGCCCATCCCTCAGTGAGATTTATCAGTTGTACTCAAGGTGTTAGCATCTCCCCctttcgagcctttggaggaggtagatTTGAAATTTGTGATGTTGAAGTTGGTCTTCCTACTGGCGGTAACCTCGGCTAAGAGGGTCtcggagcttcaagctttctcGGCCCACAAACCCTATATCATTTTTCTACAAGACCGGGTTCTCCTAAGATTTCTTCCATACTTCAGGCCCAAGGTTCTACTGTTTCAAAACATCAACCAAGTTATTTCATTGCCAGTTTTGTATTCTCTCCTTCTACCTCCTCCAGAGATCCAGTCAAACATCCGTTGGATATctcgagatgcctccagatctatgtggatagatctatggagttcaggatagatgagaacctctttatcctgtttgccggtaagtctaaaggccgtaaggtGTCCAAGACTTCTATTAGTCGCTGGATTAAGGAGGCCATAAGAGAGTCCTTCGTTTCTCAGGCATTGGATCCTCCAGAGTTTGTGAAGGCCCATTCCACTAGGGCCATCTCTACTTCTTTTGCTGAAAGAAGTCTCCTTTCTCTGGATGTAATCTGTAAatctgcctcctggagctctgaatctacCTTCATCTCCCACTACAGACTGGACACCAGGGTAGCAGAGTTTTtggcctttgggcagactattCTTAGTTCTGCAAGGCATGagggccctccctaggggttcttcttgctttctccccatctgtgctgctggtaggacgtaagggaatcgttaatttctaacgataatttgttttcccttagtcctaactgcagcacacaaatatcccaccctagtaAAGTTATTCTTGCTAtaaacacagtgggctggggggcAGTTCCCTCCTTTTGTAGGGAAGTAAAGTTTATTATTGgtacttgggctcattaaactttcgccggtcctaccagtccacggggggtagttaacccccatctgtgctgctgttaggactaagggaaaacaaattatcgttagaaattaacgattttgtTGCACAGGGTGTAGAAAGTCAAGTTCCTCAGGCTTATGTCTGCTCACTGGTGGACCCTGTTCATCTGCAGTGTGTGGTGGCAGGAAGCTGACCAGTGTGAATTACAACAGCCACGTGTTACTTCttcagattgttttttttttacatgtaaaacCCTATTACTTTTTATCCGAGTTTTCAGCTAGTAGACCTGCTCCATCTACCAGGCACCTCTTGAAGGCACCTGACTGTAAACCGGCAGGTCTCACGCACCCGGCCATGGTGTGCTGCCACCTAATTTTTATACTTTACAACATTCATTAAACTCTGGGAGGCTTTCAACAGTAGATTCTAGGAAGCTATACAAATCATGTACATTTCTATTGGAGAAGAGGCTTCATCTAACTAAAttcttcaaaatggctgccacaaAAGTGGTCCATGTCAGTTATAACCAGTATaataactaaatgattttcctatttcatgacgtaaagtcatagttttattaaagacacggaggcgagtattgctatctccttctttactttccaccaatagcagcaaagaagaaatttacataatcataacaataaaggatccacccctctcagatcctataataagcagtgtcctcttagtaacttcctctttctttggaacCGAAACACCAACTTCATAACCGGAACTGGAACCGAAACCGGAAACTGGAACTGGACCCGAGAATGATAAACAACCGGTCCATCACGCCGTAGAACtcaagccaacatggctaacaCCTCCGGAAACCGGGAGCAACGCAGAAGTCCATACTTCGTGGAACCTTCAACCTGAAACAAAGcaaataatatagccagtgtaagagGCAGGCAAAAATTGAACAAAAACCGACCCAGGAAACGGTCGTACATTATAAGGTCGCTGAAAACAGAACCATAAACAGTCAGCAATACAACTATGCAAGTATACGTAATAAATAACCAGAATCGACAATGTAAACAGTCCAACAAATTAAAACCACAAAAGGGCGGGCAGGAACaacccagggcgggcaatactcgcctccgtgtctttaataaaactatgactttacgtcatgaaataggaaaatcatttagttttacctcaagacacggaggctcatattgcaagttcaaagctgatcaATAATCGACGAAAACACATGAGGGGGCggacgaaaataaaattctctgaacgtTGCGGCCGTAGACCAGTCAGCCAAGCgcaaaatgtcctccaaacgagcccccgaaacggccagggcagtggcagccgcgcccctggccgaatgaGCGGTAAAGACCGCCGTATCAATCCCAGacagggacatgacccacttcatccaacgCGCCAACGTGGGACTAGACACCGGGCCAAAAGGATGGCGGATGGAGAGGAACAGTTGCGGAACGTCCGCAGAGCGGTGAGTCCTAGTACGCGACTCATACTCCCGCAAACAGGCTACCGGACAGAGCGCCGGGGAAGACGGGAAACAGGGATAAGAGACAGACCGAATATTAGTCTTAGTGCGCCGCGTAATGTTAAACGTGACGCCCTCGGGAGAAAAGGACCTAGCGTCATG
This region of Bufo gargarizans isolate SCDJY-AF-19 chromosome 11, ASM1485885v1, whole genome shotgun sequence genomic DNA includes:
- the LOC122921452 gene encoding fibrinogen-like protein 1, whose product is MNLVYIIIFGFILILPEKTLSQVNGTVEKPARDCSDVWQRNKHFPSGVYTVKPVGAKTAFKVYCKISKVGGWTLIQKHNGQDGLSFEKSWLEYENGFGNLRGEHWLGLEKMHLLSYQKGRKCKLRISLGDFAGNEGYAEYNPFRIGDAKTFYRLSAGTYSGSAGDAFAGNNEIEGDNQRCSRFSTDDKPNDSCWPMCISGGIMFLSCSRQNQAGWWFNACGSANLNGIWREPPNYQNWASSVSWPTWRSGESLKFSEMYLIHE